One Roseimaritima multifibrata DNA window includes the following coding sequences:
- a CDS encoding SpoIIAA family protein → MSFSVTEIENGKTIELSLTGKLSSEAYEEFVPVIEAQIAAHGKVRMLVVMHDFHGWDASALWADTKFAMKHFKDIERLAIVGETKWEKGMATFCKPFTTASIKYFDHAKIDDARAWLQESA, encoded by the coding sequence ATGTCGTTTAGCGTTACGGAAATTGAAAATGGCAAAACCATTGAACTGTCCCTCACTGGAAAACTATCTAGTGAAGCCTACGAAGAATTTGTGCCCGTTATTGAGGCTCAAATCGCGGCACACGGTAAAGTTCGAATGCTGGTTGTCATGCACGATTTTCATGGGTGGGATGCGAGCGCTTTGTGGGCAGACACCAAGTTTGCAATGAAGCACTTCAAGGATATCGAACGCTTGGCAATTGTTGGTGAAACCAAGTGGGAAAAGGGGATGGCGACATTCTGCAAACCGTTCACGACCGCTTCGATCAAATATTTCGATCATGCGAAAATCGACGACGCAAGAGCTTGGCTGCAAGAATCGGCATAG
- a CDS encoding DUF1553 domain-containing protein, whose product MKSTYMVCRYWMFLLGVLGIICGASASVSAAEGSFFADQVLPLLETHCLDCHSEDAGEGDLRLDSPQAALRGGNSGEPLIVPGDSQRSYLLARITTSDSSRRMPPESDPLSDAEIEVLRKWVEDTASWQPFLDSQQTEKSDHWSFQPIHRPPVPSRTGKAEAGKADAGKPIDAFVDSKLDLAHLQRSPRATRRDRIRRLYLVMHGLPPTPEQVDRFLNDSRPDAWAIWVDQVLSSPRYGEHWATRWLDLVRFGETHGFEMNRERPHAWRYRDWVVDALNTDLPYDQFVSQQIAGDSLGADVATGFLVAGPWDQVKGQDKQLLLTQRQDELADMVHTTGTAFLGLTIGCARCHNHKFDPISQTDFYAMQAVFAGVLHRDRPLPLAESARLEIEKLDQQIQDQRARLAVYQEAVKKSPKRPSVTAQKNVESFSAVPAQFVRMTIDATNGGNVCLDELEVFAAEDDRNLALVSNGAKASSGGDFVHPLHNLGHLNDGQYGNAHSWIAAQATASWVQIEFASAQPIDRIVWGRDRQGEYRDRVATEYRFSISLDGKSWTEVASSADRQPFDPAKTTEVEYDFSTLPEDLRVKANKELQVLKNWQTERAKLAQPVLVYAGAFAEPGPTHRLYRGEPTAPREQVAPAPLHSLSDLQLPMDAPEKERRLAIAKWIADRANPLTARVMVNRIWQSHFGTGLVDTPSDFGGNGTLPTHPELLDWLASEFMDQGWSMKQMHRLILNSQTWQQQSRPVEEAMAVDASTRLLWRFPPRRLPAEGIRDSILAVTGKLNLQSGGPGFSPFQIENENVRHYFPKQEFGPDDWRRMIYMTKVRQEQEAVFGVFDCPDFNQVVSARNRSTTPLQALNLLNSRFVLQQADLFVERLEQQTSTPEERVSLAYQLCFGRSPEPDESEAALAFSKEYGWPAFARAILNANEFVFIP is encoded by the coding sequence ATGAAATCCACTTACATGGTATGCCGGTACTGGATGTTTTTGTTGGGCGTGCTGGGGATAATCTGTGGTGCGTCGGCGTCCGTTTCAGCAGCCGAGGGATCCTTCTTTGCCGATCAGGTATTGCCGTTATTGGAAACGCATTGTCTTGATTGTCATAGCGAAGATGCGGGCGAAGGGGATTTGCGGCTTGATTCGCCACAGGCGGCCTTGCGAGGAGGGAATTCCGGAGAACCGCTGATTGTTCCTGGGGATAGTCAACGCAGTTATCTACTGGCTCGGATTACCACGTCGGATTCTTCCCGTCGGATGCCTCCTGAAAGCGATCCGTTATCGGATGCTGAAATCGAAGTTCTGCGAAAATGGGTCGAAGATACAGCCAGTTGGCAACCGTTCCTTGATTCGCAGCAAACGGAAAAGAGTGATCATTGGTCGTTTCAGCCGATCCATCGGCCACCTGTTCCCTCCAGGACTGGAAAAGCGGAGGCTGGAAAAGCGGACGCAGGAAAACCGATCGACGCATTTGTGGACTCCAAGCTTGATCTTGCGCATCTGCAGCGGTCTCCTCGCGCGACTCGCCGGGATCGCATTCGGCGGCTCTACTTGGTGATGCATGGGTTGCCGCCGACGCCGGAGCAAGTGGATCGTTTTTTGAATGACAGCCGCCCCGACGCGTGGGCGATATGGGTTGATCAGGTTCTGTCTAGCCCGCGTTACGGCGAACACTGGGCGACCCGTTGGTTGGATCTTGTTCGCTTTGGCGAAACGCACGGTTTTGAAATGAATCGTGAGCGTCCTCATGCTTGGCGGTATCGAGACTGGGTGGTCGACGCTCTGAATACGGACCTTCCGTACGATCAATTTGTCAGTCAGCAGATCGCTGGTGACTCGTTGGGCGCCGATGTCGCGACCGGATTTTTGGTCGCCGGGCCGTGGGATCAAGTGAAGGGGCAGGACAAACAGCTGCTGTTAACGCAACGTCAAGATGAACTGGCGGACATGGTTCATACGACGGGAACCGCATTCCTGGGGTTAACGATTGGCTGTGCTCGCTGTCACAACCATAAGTTTGATCCGATTTCTCAGACCGATTTCTATGCCATGCAAGCGGTTTTTGCGGGGGTGCTCCATCGCGATCGACCGCTCCCGTTGGCCGAAAGTGCTCGGCTTGAAATTGAAAAATTGGATCAGCAAATTCAAGACCAACGGGCGCGATTGGCGGTTTACCAGGAGGCGGTGAAAAAGAGCCCGAAGCGGCCATCGGTCACGGCCCAAAAAAATGTTGAATCCTTTTCGGCGGTCCCTGCTCAGTTCGTCAGGATGACGATTGATGCGACCAATGGAGGGAATGTTTGCCTGGACGAATTGGAGGTCTTTGCTGCCGAGGATGACCGTAACCTTGCACTGGTAAGCAACGGCGCCAAAGCATCGTCCGGAGGCGATTTTGTCCATCCCCTGCATAACCTGGGGCACCTGAATGACGGGCAGTACGGAAACGCGCACAGCTGGATCGCGGCCCAGGCTACCGCCAGTTGGGTGCAGATCGAATTCGCTTCGGCGCAGCCGATCGATCGAATCGTTTGGGGACGAGATCGACAGGGGGAGTACCGCGATCGGGTCGCAACCGAATACCGATTCTCGATATCGCTAGACGGAAAATCATGGACGGAAGTAGCCAGTTCGGCCGATCGTCAGCCGTTTGATCCAGCAAAGACGACCGAAGTTGAATACGACTTCAGCACGCTGCCGGAGGATCTTCGGGTAAAGGCAAACAAAGAACTGCAGGTCCTAAAAAATTGGCAAACCGAACGCGCGAAACTGGCGCAACCTGTTTTGGTTTACGCCGGGGCGTTTGCGGAACCTGGCCCAACGCATCGACTATACCGAGGCGAACCGACGGCACCGCGTGAACAGGTGGCACCTGCACCCTTGCACTCGCTAAGCGATTTGCAACTTCCGATGGACGCTCCCGAAAAAGAGCGTCGTTTGGCAATTGCAAAGTGGATCGCCGATCGCGCTAATCCACTTACCGCCCGGGTCATGGTGAACCGGATTTGGCAGTCCCATTTTGGAACAGGTCTGGTCGATACTCCGAGTGATTTTGGTGGCAATGGAACGCTGCCGACCCATCCTGAATTGCTCGATTGGTTGGCTAGCGAATTCATGGACCAGGGGTGGTCGATGAAGCAGATGCATCGATTGATTCTGAATTCACAAACCTGGCAGCAACAAAGCAGGCCGGTCGAAGAAGCGATGGCGGTCGACGCCAGCACGCGACTGCTTTGGAGATTTCCCCCCAGACGACTTCCCGCGGAAGGGATTCGTGACAGTATTTTGGCGGTGACTGGAAAACTGAATCTGCAGTCTGGAGGCCCAGGGTTTAGTCCGTTTCAGATCGAAAACGAAAACGTGCGACACTATTTTCCAAAGCAGGAATTTGGGCCTGACGATTGGCGAAGGATGATCTACATGACCAAGGTTCGCCAAGAACAGGAAGCGGTTTTCGGCGTCTTTGACTGCCCCGATTTCAATCAGGTCGTCTCCGCAAGGAATCGTTCAACGACTCCCCTGCAAGCCTTGAACCTTCTGAACAGCCGTTTTGTTTTACAGCAGGCCGATCTGTTTGTGGAGCGACTGGAACAACAGACCAGCACGCCCGAAGAGCGGGTGTCGCTCGCCTATCAACTCTGTTTCGGACGTTCTCCGGAACCGGATGAATCAGAGGCGGCCCTCGCTTTTAGTAAAGAGTATGGCTGGCCTGCTTTCGCGCGAGCGATCTTAAACGCCAACGAGTTCGTCTTCATTCCATAG
- a CDS encoding DUF1559 domain-containing protein, translating to MISHGSTCSSATQYRIRTAFTVLELLVSISILGILLALLLPAIGAARESARRVQCIAHLRQVGIALHGHHDTQQSLPAGWKFDPSGQTAFGWSVSLLPFMDQMPLSDRIDMKRSIDDPLHSSARNAVLDVMLCPSDITESTFILFAETEEPLEGGDALGAVGVAEDDDDDIALVRLPTANYVGVFGTLEPDDRIPAPLGDGAFLENRPVRFREFGRGLSNTMVVGERTMAQVPSTWFGVSLAGEDAAARIVGSALEGVNNPLADECDFSSRHPGGANFLWGDGHVSFVSEEIDLYQYHEWSKLRSSSSL from the coding sequence ATGATCTCACACGGCAGTACCTGCTCGTCCGCTACGCAATACCGTATTCGCACCGCTTTCACGGTGCTGGAATTGCTGGTATCGATTTCCATTCTCGGAATCTTGTTGGCGTTGCTGCTGCCGGCGATTGGAGCAGCCCGCGAGTCGGCGCGTCGCGTTCAGTGCATTGCCCATCTGCGTCAAGTTGGCATTGCCTTGCACGGCCATCATGATACTCAGCAGAGCCTACCGGCGGGATGGAAGTTTGATCCGAGTGGTCAGACCGCTTTTGGCTGGAGTGTTTCTCTGTTGCCGTTTATGGATCAGATGCCGCTCTCTGATCGCATTGATATGAAGCGATCGATCGACGACCCCTTGCACTCGAGCGCGCGTAACGCAGTCCTTGACGTCATGCTCTGTCCATCGGACATCACCGAGTCCACGTTTATCCTATTTGCCGAGACCGAGGAGCCACTGGAAGGTGGGGATGCATTGGGGGCTGTCGGTGTTGCAGAAGATGATGACGACGATATTGCTTTGGTTCGTTTACCGACTGCCAACTATGTCGGTGTTTTTGGGACGTTGGAACCTGATGATCGCATCCCCGCTCCGCTTGGTGATGGGGCATTCCTCGAAAACCGACCGGTTCGATTTCGGGAATTTGGTCGCGGGTTGTCAAACACAATGGTGGTCGGGGAACGGACGATGGCTCAAGTCCCTTCGACTTGGTTTGGAGTCAGTCTTGCTGGTGAAGACGCGGCGGCCCGGATCGTTGGATCGGCACTCGAAGGGGTCAATAACCCACTTGCAGACGAATGTGATTTTTCAAGTCGACACCCTGGTGGTGCGAACTTTTTGTGGGGCGATGGGCATGTCTCTTTTGTGAGTGAAGAAATCGATCTGTATCAATATCATGAATGGTCAAAATTGCGATCCAGTTCGTCGCTATAG
- a CDS encoding DUF1501 domain-containing protein has product MNRNSRRQLLIDTTRGLGGIALASLLAADPGSDRGRLQAADVSGRPAIDPEHPFASRPAHLPARAKNVLMIFCSGACSQIDTFDYKPELIRRHGQPMPGAEELITFQGGQGNLTKSPWEFKPRGESGKMVSELVPMLGELADEMCFIHSLTGKTNTHGPGENFMSTGFTLDGFPSMGAWMTWALGTENQDLPAYVAIPDPRGTPQSSVNNWGAGFLPAAFQGTDFNASKPLRNLQRPEGIDANTDQQTRQFLQRMNRKHAEHYPGDTELAARIASYELAARMQLSVPTVGDLTTESLSTMRMYGADDSTNTLKAAYARNCILARRLIESGVRFVQVFNGAYQTGGEGVSNWDGHKHLAAQYEKHGPVLDQPTAALLKDMKQRGLLEDTLVVWCTEFGRMPTFQAGASGRDHNPEGFTAWLAGAGVKTPFTYGATDEFGYKAVEDVATVYDFHATILRILGLDHERLTFYHNGIERRLTDVHGKVIEEILA; this is encoded by the coding sequence ATGAATCGAAATAGTCGACGTCAATTATTAATCGATACGACTCGCGGCCTGGGGGGCATTGCGCTGGCAAGTTTGTTGGCAGCGGATCCCGGTTCCGATCGTGGTCGTTTGCAGGCGGCTGATGTTTCGGGTCGTCCCGCGATCGACCCCGAGCATCCGTTTGCTTCGCGCCCTGCCCACCTGCCGGCACGCGCCAAAAATGTCTTGATGATTTTTTGTTCTGGAGCGTGCAGCCAGATCGATACGTTTGACTATAAACCCGAATTGATTCGTCGGCATGGACAGCCGATGCCGGGCGCCGAAGAGTTGATCACGTTTCAAGGTGGTCAGGGAAATCTGACCAAAAGCCCATGGGAATTCAAGCCTCGCGGGGAATCGGGCAAGATGGTTTCGGAATTGGTTCCGATGCTGGGGGAATTGGCAGATGAAATGTGTTTCATCCATTCTCTAACGGGTAAAACGAATACCCACGGCCCGGGTGAGAACTTTATGTCGACCGGTTTTACGCTGGATGGATTTCCTAGCATGGGAGCCTGGATGACCTGGGCGCTGGGGACGGAAAACCAAGACCTGCCGGCGTATGTCGCGATTCCCGATCCGCGAGGGACCCCTCAGTCCAGCGTCAATAACTGGGGTGCCGGTTTCTTGCCCGCCGCCTTTCAAGGGACCGATTTCAATGCCAGTAAGCCGCTGAGGAATTTGCAGCGTCCAGAAGGTATCGATGCGAATACCGACCAGCAGACGCGGCAGTTCTTGCAGCGGATGAATCGGAAGCACGCCGAACATTATCCCGGAGATACGGAATTAGCGGCTCGGATCGCCAGCTATGAACTCGCTGCACGAATGCAGTTAAGTGTCCCCACGGTCGGGGACCTGACGACGGAATCTTTAAGCACGATGCGCATGTATGGAGCGGACGACAGCACAAATACGCTGAAGGCGGCCTATGCTCGCAACTGCATTCTTGCGAGACGACTGATTGAATCGGGGGTCCGGTTTGTGCAGGTCTTTAACGGCGCCTATCAGACGGGCGGCGAAGGGGTTAGCAATTGGGACGGACACAAGCATCTGGCGGCCCAGTATGAAAAGCATGGGCCGGTTTTGGACCAGCCCACCGCTGCCCTGTTAAAAGACATGAAACAACGTGGGTTATTGGAAGACACCTTGGTCGTGTGGTGCACTGAATTTGGCAGAATGCCGACCTTTCAAGCGGGGGCCAGTGGACGCGATCACAATCCCGAAGGGTTTACCGCGTGGCTGGCGGGCGCCGGAGTTAAAACGCCGTTCACTTATGGCGCAACGGACGAATTTGGCTATAAAGCGGTCGAGGACGTCGCGACCGTCTACGATTTTCATGCCACGATTCTAAGAATCTTGGGACTGGATCATGAGCGATTGACGTTCTACCACAACGGGATTGAACGTCGGTTAACCGACGTTCATGGCAAAGTCATCGAAGAAATTTTGGCGTAG
- the sugE gene encoding quaternary ammonium compound efflux SMR transporter SugE: MKAWILLVIAGLLETGWAVGLKYTVGFTRFWPSVWTVLAMVASMGLLALALRDLPTGTAYPVWVGIGAVGTAIFGMVYLGESVAPARIFFIILLTVSILGLKWVSH, translated from the coding sequence ATGAAAGCGTGGATTTTATTAGTGATTGCGGGGCTGCTAGAAACCGGCTGGGCGGTCGGGCTGAAATACACCGTCGGCTTTACCCGTTTCTGGCCTAGCGTGTGGACCGTTTTGGCGATGGTCGCCAGCATGGGCTTGCTTGCCCTTGCCCTCCGCGACCTGCCAACCGGAACGGCTTACCCCGTATGGGTTGGCATCGGAGCGGTAGGGACCGCGATCTTTGGGATGGTCTATCTTGGGGAATCGGTGGCTCCGGCCAGGATCTTTTTTATCATCCTGCTAACGGTATCGATCCTTGGGTTAAAATGGGTTTCCCATTAG
- a CDS encoding BlaI/MecI/CopY family transcriptional regulator, whose amino-acid sequence MPRSSKKLVELTKCEAEVMDVVWEKESVTVNDVVEAIDRDLAYTTVMTTMKILEDKKIVRRGEKIGRAFTYTAKVSRDQVREGMLKSLTDQLFGGSAKSLVLSLLQSDAVSVDDIEAVRKAAAKLEDS is encoded by the coding sequence ATGCCACGTTCATCGAAGAAACTTGTCGAACTGACGAAATGCGAAGCGGAGGTGATGGACGTTGTCTGGGAAAAAGAGAGCGTTACTGTGAACGATGTTGTGGAAGCGATCGATCGTGATCTCGCTTACACGACCGTGATGACCACCATGAAAATACTGGAAGACAAAAAGATCGTCCGCCGTGGAGAAAAGATTGGGCGCGCGTTCACGTATACCGCAAAGGTTTCGCGAGATCAGGTTCGCGAGGGAATGCTGAAATCGCTAACCGATCAATTGTTTGGTGGTTCGGCAAAATCGCTGGTGCTTAGTCTGTTGCAGTCAGATGCGGTTTCGGTTGATGACATCGAAGCGGTCCGCAAGGCGGCTGCAAAGTTAGAGGATTCGTGA
- a CDS encoding N-acetylglucosamine-6-phosphate deacetylase, whose translation MTNPIAFVNASAVLPDQVLRDAVVICQEGKIVSVSERGSIPADAAIVDLAGRYLTPGFIDIHVHGGSGADFMDGDPRSIRQAAAAHLTRGTTTLFPTTTTGAPAEIQKMLSACQQVADVSTAKPAELEVPHIPGIHLYGPYFADDKVGCHDKGGRRDPAVEEFQHYFETGFVRVATCAAELPGAKAFYQMAAAHDCLVTCGHSNSSWSEMQSAFDAGMRHVDHFWCAMSSVPSLRTRFQVPMQASMTEFVLMNKAMSTEVIADGWHLSPELLEFAYQMKGPERLCLVTDANRALGMPAGEYIFGNQDSGSPIYSDGNVGWSSDRTSLASSIVGMDHMVRHFKNSTTAPVEHVIRMATLTPAERVGIDHEVGSVQAGKRADLLVLDTEFNIQQVYKQGRLVIDSDSTE comes from the coding sequence ATGACAAACCCCATCGCATTCGTGAACGCTTCCGCGGTTTTGCCCGATCAAGTCCTGCGCGACGCGGTGGTGATCTGTCAGGAAGGAAAAATAGTTTCTGTTTCGGAGAGAGGTTCGATTCCCGCAGATGCCGCGATTGTGGATCTGGCAGGTCGTTACTTGACGCCAGGTTTCATTGATATCCACGTCCATGGTGGCAGCGGTGCGGACTTTATGGATGGCGATCCTCGCTCCATCCGGCAAGCGGCCGCGGCCCATCTAACGCGTGGGACAACCACTCTGTTTCCTACGACGACCACCGGTGCCCCAGCCGAAATACAGAAGATGCTGAGTGCATGTCAGCAGGTGGCCGACGTGTCGACCGCAAAGCCTGCTGAGTTGGAGGTGCCTCACATTCCAGGGATCCATTTGTACGGACCCTATTTTGCGGACGATAAGGTAGGCTGCCATGACAAAGGAGGACGACGCGATCCGGCTGTGGAAGAATTTCAGCACTACTTTGAAACCGGATTCGTTCGCGTCGCAACCTGTGCAGCCGAATTGCCGGGGGCCAAAGCGTTCTACCAGATGGCTGCAGCGCACGACTGCCTAGTCACCTGCGGGCATTCCAATTCCAGTTGGTCAGAAATGCAGTCGGCCTTTGACGCAGGGATGCGGCATGTGGACCACTTTTGGTGCGCGATGAGCAGTGTCCCGTCGTTGCGGACGCGTTTTCAAGTCCCTATGCAAGCCAGCATGACGGAGTTCGTGCTGATGAACAAAGCGATGAGCACCGAAGTGATCGCCGATGGCTGGCACCTATCGCCTGAATTGCTCGAATTTGCATACCAGATGAAGGGGCCCGAGCGGCTTTGTCTGGTAACCGATGCCAATCGAGCGCTGGGGATGCCCGCTGGTGAATACATTTTTGGGAATCAAGATTCCGGCAGCCCAATCTATAGTGACGGCAACGTTGGGTGGTCGAGCGATCGGACCAGCCTTGCCAGTTCCATTGTCGGAATGGATCACATGGTCCGGCATTTTAAGAATTCCACCACTGCGCCTGTCGAACATGTCATCCGCATGGCAACGCTGACTCCTGCAGAGCGTGTCGGGATCGACCACGAAGTCGGAAGTGTTCAAGCAGGGAAACGAGCCGACCTATTGGTGTTGGACACAGAATTCAACATCCAGCAAGTCTACAAGCAGGGTCGATTGGTGATCGATTCCGATTCCACGGAATGA
- a CDS encoding VOC family protein, which produces MSSNDGHEKINYVEFPSSDLAATKAFFQNCFRWNFTDYGPDYIAFDKNAGMDGGFYRSPLAAKTSSGSALIVFYSEQLEQTQQKVCEHGGTIVQEIFSFPGGRRFHFTEPAGNEFAVWSDKTNDAAGGGSKVAEGQ; this is translated from the coding sequence ATGTCCAGCAACGACGGCCACGAAAAGATCAACTACGTCGAATTTCCCTCGAGTGATCTCGCCGCAACGAAGGCCTTTTTTCAAAACTGCTTTCGCTGGAATTTTACCGACTACGGGCCGGACTATATCGCGTTTGACAAAAACGCTGGGATGGATGGCGGGTTCTACCGTTCGCCATTGGCCGCAAAGACAAGCAGCGGGTCGGCTCTGATAGTTTTCTATAGTGAGCAGCTTGAACAGACTCAGCAGAAGGTCTGTGAGCATGGCGGAACGATCGTTCAGGAGATCTTTTCGTTCCCCGGCGGTCGTCGCTTCCACTTTACCGAGCCAGCTGGAAATGAGTTCGCCGTATGGTCGGACAAAACCAATGACGCCGCTGGCGGCGGTTCGAAAGTCGCAGAGGGCCAGTAG
- a CDS encoding PhoX family protein, protein MNRTTNRRQFLSDNFASASGFAVAAAFSSLGHRYALGEAATRSSDLVAVKDETTGLPLLRLPAGFRYRTFGWTGDVMTDGVATPSSHDGMGVVKADGEQLTLIRNHEIGDDNPALKLSSGSPYDPYAGGGCTTLKFDSAAGTWLSSRVSMSGTSRNCAGGVTPWGTWLTAEETVLGVGDKDKYKDSVARKFQKSHGWIFEVPADGVGAPEPIEAMGRFVHEAVAIDRETGIVYETEDRGTSGFYRFIPNTPGKLAAGGRLEIAEVIGQPDLRGGFTNGTEFDVRWHAIKDPTLAHTPGIDPADELGVFKQGQKAGGSTFSRLEGCWAGNGVITFDATDGGAAKAGQIWQYNPQTEKLKLIFESPDKPTLNMPDNLCVSPRGGILLCEDNDYGANEYPQRIFGLSQAGQLSLFAENNVQLNGQHNNIKGDFRTKEWAGATFSPDGKWLFVNIQTPGFTVAITGPWQDTLV, encoded by the coding sequence ATGAACCGCACTACCAATCGACGTCAGTTTTTGAGCGACAACTTTGCTTCAGCCAGTGGATTCGCTGTTGCGGCTGCATTCAGTTCACTGGGGCACCGATACGCCCTTGGTGAAGCGGCAACCCGAAGCAGTGATCTGGTTGCGGTAAAAGATGAAACAACAGGCCTTCCACTTTTACGACTACCAGCAGGCTTTCGCTACCGGACCTTTGGCTGGACCGGGGACGTCATGACCGACGGCGTTGCAACTCCCTCTAGCCATGACGGCATGGGCGTTGTTAAAGCGGACGGCGAGCAGTTAACGCTGATCCGAAATCACGAAATCGGCGACGACAACCCGGCTTTGAAACTGAGTTCCGGTTCCCCCTACGACCCTTACGCTGGAGGAGGCTGCACCACGCTAAAATTCGACAGTGCCGCAGGAACTTGGTTATCCAGCCGAGTCAGCATGTCAGGGACCAGCCGCAACTGCGCCGGCGGCGTGACCCCTTGGGGAACTTGGTTAACCGCCGAAGAAACCGTCCTCGGAGTCGGCGACAAGGACAAATACAAAGACTCGGTAGCGAGGAAATTCCAAAAGTCACACGGCTGGATCTTCGAAGTCCCCGCCGACGGCGTTGGAGCCCCCGAACCGATCGAAGCGATGGGGCGGTTTGTTCATGAAGCCGTCGCGATCGATCGTGAAACCGGAATCGTATACGAGACCGAAGACCGCGGAACCTCCGGCTTCTACCGTTTCATCCCGAACACGCCAGGCAAACTGGCCGCAGGCGGGCGACTGGAAATCGCTGAGGTCATCGGACAACCGGACCTCCGCGGCGGCTTCACCAACGGGACGGAGTTCGATGTTCGCTGGCACGCCATCAAAGACCCGACACTGGCACACACCCCGGGGATCGATCCCGCCGACGAACTGGGAGTGTTTAAGCAGGGTCAAAAAGCGGGCGGGTCCACGTTCTCTCGGCTGGAAGGCTGCTGGGCAGGGAACGGCGTCATTACCTTTGACGCAACCGATGGTGGCGCCGCCAAGGCAGGCCAGATCTGGCAGTACAACCCACAGACAGAAAAACTAAAGCTGATCTTTGAATCGCCAGACAAACCAACGCTGAACATGCCCGACAACCTATGCGTCAGCCCACGCGGCGGGATCTTGCTGTGCGAAGACAATGACTACGGAGCCAACGAATATCCTCAACGGATCTTCGGTCTCTCCCAGGCAGGACAGCTAAGCCTATTTGCTGAAAACAACGTTCAGTTAAACGGCCAACACAACAACATCAAAGGGGATTTCCGAACCAAAGAATGGGCCGGCGCAACCTTCAGCCCTGACGGCAAATGGTTGTTCGTGAACATCCAGACCCCGGGATTCACGGTCGCCATCACAGGCCCTTGGCAAGACACGCTGGTTTAA
- a CDS encoding alpha/beta hydrolase → MKTVQHLGTFTAALLAILWGGLLPVSQSTHAADPTAPEARETPKEQGAADKSGNGKHVIGPEYSVAADLTDQGNPKGQSFEFTMRMSESALFPGTASTLDPAKPVREERKIFVYVPAAYKDGTAAPILVTHDGPSRLDLVKNALDNLTISKDPKRKLPAFIAIAVQNGGNDSFGSERGLEYDTMSDRFARFINDEVLPAVLANKQVRAAYPKIAFTEDPWGRATMGCSSGGAAALTMGWFRPDLFRRLITYSGTFVDQQDHDAAEEVEYPLGAWEYHSSKKLIESSERKPLRIFLHVSENDNRAQDPESTYHNWVMANERTAAALEAKGYDYRYVYSKATRHCDRKVFEQTLADTLVWMWQGYEPQN, encoded by the coding sequence ATGAAGACCGTTCAGCACTTAGGTACTTTCACCGCCGCCTTACTGGCGATCCTGTGGGGCGGGCTGCTGCCAGTATCCCAAAGCACGCACGCCGCAGATCCGACCGCCCCCGAAGCTCGCGAAACCCCAAAAGAGCAGGGTGCTGCAGACAAAAGCGGAAACGGAAAGCATGTGATTGGGCCGGAATACAGCGTCGCTGCCGACCTAACCGACCAAGGAAACCCCAAGGGTCAATCGTTTGAATTTACGATGCGTATGTCCGAGAGTGCCCTGTTCCCCGGAACCGCGTCCACTCTGGACCCAGCAAAACCGGTTCGCGAAGAGCGAAAGATCTTTGTCTATGTTCCCGCGGCATATAAAGACGGCACGGCGGCTCCGATCTTGGTTACCCACGATGGCCCCAGCCGACTGGATCTGGTGAAAAACGCGTTGGACAACTTAACCATTTCCAAAGACCCCAAACGCAAATTACCGGCCTTTATCGCAATCGCCGTACAGAACGGCGGGAACGATAGTTTCGGCAGTGAACGCGGTCTGGAATACGACACAATGTCCGATCGTTTTGCCCGTTTCATCAATGACGAAGTATTACCAGCCGTCCTGGCGAACAAGCAAGTGCGAGCGGCTTACCCCAAAATCGCCTTCACCGAAGACCCTTGGGGGCGCGCCACAATGGGATGCAGTTCCGGGGGCGCCGCGGCACTAACGATGGGTTGGTTTCGTCCCGACCTGTTCCGGCGCTTGATCACCTACTCGGGAACGTTTGTCGATCAACAGGATCATGATGCTGCTGAAGAAGTCGAATACCCGCTCGGTGCGTGGGAGTACCACTCCAGCAAGAAACTAATTGAATCAAGCGAACGCAAACCGCTGCGAATCTTCCTGCACGTTTCAGAAAACGACAATCGCGCCCAAGACCCTGAATCGACTTACCACAACTGGGTGATGGCAAACGAACGGACCGCAGCGGCTCTGGAAGCCAAAGGTTACGACTACCGCTACGTCTACAGCAAAGCCACCCGACACTGCGATCGCAAAGTTTTTGAACAAACGCTTGCGGATACATTGGTCTGGATGTGGCAGGGATACGAACCTCAAAACTAG